The genomic stretch AATTGGCATTGGCGTTGATAGCATCCCACCGCAAGTACTGACATTACTATCTGACCAGTCGTTTAGCTCTAATATTGGGCTTGCTAATACCGTGACTGCTAATGCATTGAATGGAGATGCGATCGCGACTGCGCGTACAGCGAATCTATCGGCAAATGCTGGTGAAATTAAAGACTGTGAGCCGACAGGAAATAAGAAGCCATCTCTGACGATCACCGCATCTGTCCCTTCTGCGGTAGTAACGCGCACAACTACCCGATCTAATTTGCCACCTTGCAAAGAGTAATCATCTGCTATGACGAATCAAGGCTATGCGATCGCCATCTCTTTTCTAATTTGCTTGATGACACCAAGTACTTCCTTGGCAACAGGCATTAGTAATCCTGTTTTTCCATCGCAAGATGTGCGATCAACAGCCGATGAACTTGTCCAAACTGGTGTGCAGCAATTTCTCGACCAAAAGTTTGATCAAGCGATCGCTAGTTGGCAGCAAGCATTGCGGCTCTATCAACAACAACAAAATAGCAAGGGTGAACTCAATGTCCTTGAGATCATGGCAGAAGCTTCAAAAAGGCTCGGTAAGTACGAGCAAGCGATCGCCTACTTGCAGAAATCCTTAGACTTAGCGCAAAGCGTAGGAGATCGGCAAGCTGAAGCCAATGCCCTAGGCAATCTTGGCAATAACTATCGTGTTGTTGGTAATTATGTCAAAGCGATCGAACTACATAACCAAGGATTAGCAATTAGGAAAGAACTAGGCGATCGTCAAGGCGAAGGACAGGTTCTCGCAAGTCTGGGAAATATTTACTATGATCTTGGCAACTATGATAAAGCTGATGCTCTGTATCGGCAGAGCCTAAAAATCGCGCAATCAGTTGGGAATAATACGGGTGTAGTTCTCTTACTGAATAGTTTGGGATTAATTGCCGCAACTAGAGAAGAATATACAGAAGCGATCGACTATTACAAGCAAAGTTTGATGATCGCTCAGAAAATTGGTCTAAGGTCAGCCGTAGGGGAGGCACTCAATAATGTTGGTTCTGGATATCATGTTCAGAAAAAATATAAAGAAGCGATCGCCTATTATGAACAAGCCTTGGCAGTTGGGAAGGAAATTAAAAATCCACGTATTGAAGGCGCGGCAATTGGTGGATTGGCATTAGCCTATGTATTTTTGGAAGAATACGATAAGGCGTTATCTTTTCAAGAGCAAAGTTGGCAATTAACGAAACAAATCGGTGATCGGCGATTAGAAGCGCTCGCTTTGAGCAATTGGGGTTATATCCTTTGGCGATCGCAAAAATATGCGGCGGCAGAACAAAAATTTCGGACTACGCTGAGCTTATTAGACTCTCTCCGTTCTAATTTAAATGACAGTGACAAGGTTTCCATCTTTGACACCCAACTTCATGCCTTCAATCTACTTCAGCAAATTATGATCGCGCAGGGTAAACCCGAAGAAGCACTAGAAATTGCTGAACATGGACGCGCCCGTGCTTTTTCCGAGCTTCTTTCCCGTCGTCTCAAAACAAGTGCAGGAGTGAAATCTGAACCCAAAATAGAATCAAAAATAGAACAAAAAATAGAACAAAATGGCAATATCGATTTACGCGCTCTCTCATCAGTCAATATTGCAGATATTCGGCGTATTGCCCAACAACAAAAAGCTGTACTCGTAGAGTATTCACTCATTTCCAATCCTAACTTTATTGGGCAAGGGAAACTCAAGGGCGAATATATCAAACTCTATATCTGGGTAGTCCAACCTTCGGGGGCGATCGCTTTTAGGGAAGTCGATCTCACCAAATTAAACGTGTCAATAATTGATCTCGTCAGCGATATCCGTAGTTTGTTTAATGATGCTGGCTCAGTTGAGCAAAATCCTAAGGATGTTTTAGTTAAATACGCGCAACTCAAACAGCTACACTCCATTCTCGTTCAACCAATCCAAGACCTATTACCGAAAGATGCCCAGACACGAATAATTTTCTTACCGCAATCACTGCTGTTTTTAGTTCCCTTTGCTGCTTTGATTGATCCACAAAATAATTTTCTCGTTGATAACTACATGGTGCAAATTGCTCCTGCTATTCAGGTGCTAGACTTCACGCACCAAATTCGCCACCAGTTACAACAAGTTAATTTAAAGGAAATGCTAATTGTCGGTAATCCCGCGATGCCAAGTCTCGGCAATCCACCTGTCCAATTACCAACTTTGCGAGGGGCTGCCAAAGAAGCAGAGGCGATCGCTGCTTTACTTAATACGACCTTTTTAACAGGTAAGCAAGCCACGAAAGTAGAAGTTGTCGCAAAAATGAAATCGGCACGGTTTATTCATCTAGCAACCCACGGACTATTAGAGGAATATCGTAGTGGGGATATCCCCGGAGCGATCGCCCTTGCTCCTAGTCAAATAGATGGTCACAATGATGATGGTTTTCTCACGGCTAGCGAGATTATTACGATGCATCTGAATGCTGAAATGGTGGTACTAAGTGCCTGCAAAACTGGACAGGGGCTATTAACGGGTGATGGGGTAATCGGTCTATCGCGATCGCTAATTGCCGCAGGTGTACCTAGTGTGGTGGTATCGCTATGGTCAGTACCTGACGATCCAACTGCGCTACTAATGACTATGTTTTATACAAAATTTCAGACAATTCCTAACAAGGCGGAGGCTTTACGCCAAGCAATGCTTGTGACTAAAGCCAAATATCCCGATCCGCTTAATTGGGCTGCTTTTACATTAATTGGTGAAGCCGAATAGCAAAGAGGGTGATGCAAAGCATCACCCTCTTTAAGCTTATAGTCCGTTACGTCCCCAGACAACAAAAGCGATCGACAATGTGAACATACCTAATAAACTGAACCAGCCAAATGACAAGATATCCATAGTTTTGTAACAATTTAAAAATTTTTTTCTAAATACTATAATACGCTTTCCTGTGCCAAAGGCAAATTGGTTGGGTTGTGGCGATCTCTAGCTCGAATTAGGCAAAATCTCAAATTAGATAATATTCAGTCGAATGTCTATAGCAACTTTTTCGTAGAAGTTGCATTCTTATTTAATTATCTTAGGATCTCAAGGTTATGATCTTTAGCGCATTATGCCTTGCGTCATAACTACATAGATTCAGCAGTAGATCACTTTTTTGGAGGCGATCGCATCATGTCTTCTGTATCACATTTGTCAAAAAAAATATTAGTAGCATCGGTTTTTTCTTGCCTAGTTACTAGTACAGCCATTCTTGCACCCCTAAACCTATTTTCCCCTTTAGCTCAAGCGCAGTCCCGTAGAGTCGTCTATGTCCCCCCTAGTGATCTTGATGCGCCTAAGACTTCAGCATCAGGTATTACACGCAGTTCAGGTTGTCTCATTTCTTGTTTAATTGCTTTGGTTCCAAATTTAGAAATAAATAAGAACCCAGTTCCTCGAACTATTTCTGAACGTCCTATAATCTATTTTCTCAGTCCTAAACATCGTGGATCGGTAAGATTCCGTCTTTATGAAGATAGTGCCGAAACACCCAATAAACCCATTTATCAAACTTCCTTCGATATCAATAATGATGCAGGGATCATTGCTTTCAAATTACCTGAAGATGCTCCGACACTAGCAATTGGAAAAATATATTCATGGGAGTTTACAGTTCTCACTGCAACCAATAAAACACCCTATGGCAGCGCGACGATACCTGACAATAAGACAGTGTATGGCTCAGTACGTCGCATTTTACCAACGAAAAAATTGACAGAGCAACTATCAAAACTATCAAAACCTATTGATCGAGCGGCTTTGTTTGCTCAAGAAAGCCTGTGGTTTGAGACCTTGACGACTTTGGCAGATGCGCAACGAACTGTACCCAAAAGCTCTGAAGTTACTGATGAATGGATAGCGATATTAAAGTCAGCAAGTCTTGATCGCGTTCTTTCATATGCTTTTGTCTCACAAAAGTGATGCTTTACAGCCTCTTGTAAGAAATTGTAAGCAGAGAAATTTTCTAAAAAGATTGGGTAGTGCTAAATAGGTAAGGATGGGCGGCGCGAAGCGCCGCCCATCCTTACCTCAATAAATCCTTTCCTTTGTAGTACTACCAAAGATTGCAGAATCATCTTTTTAGAAAATTTCTTTGGTTTGGAGACCATAATCAGTCAGCAGGAGTAAACTTTATGGCGATTCGCTCCCAATTAAAAAATGTCTTATGGAAATGGCGAGGCATTGCGATCGCTGCACCGACAATCTCCATATTGGCGATTGGATTGCGGATAATTGGAGTGCTAGAGCCATTGGAATTAGCAATGCTCGATCAGTTCTTTCGGTGGCGATCGCCTGAGCCTGAAGATAGCCGTATTGTGATTATTGGCATTGATGAAGCAGATGTCCGTCAATATGCTTGGCCCATTGATGATGCTTTACTGACCCAATTATTAGACAAAGTACGTAAACAAAAACCACGGGCGATCGGTCTTGATCTTGCCCGTGATAAACCTGTCGGTGCTGGCTATTCACAACTGGAAGCCTTGTTTAAAAGTACGCCAAATCTAGTTGGTGCAACCAAAACAGCCGATCTCGTTGATTCTAATTTTGCGATCGCCAGTTCTAATATTAATCCCCCACCTGCCCTTCCTCCCGAACAAATTGGGGCAATCAATCTTCCAGTTGATACCGATGGTAGGGTTCGCAGAGGTTTGCTAGCTTTACGTTCATCCGATGGCAAAGTTTCCCCTAGTTTCAGCTTACAAATATCTTTACTCTATCTAGATGGCGAAAAAATAGTTCCCTTTGAGAAAGCGCTCAATCCCCCCAGATTACGCACCAATGATGGAGGCTATAGCCATGCTGATGTAGGTGGACATCAATTTATCGTGAACTATCGTCGCTCTCTTAATGGTTTTCAGACTGTACGGATGGCAGATGTGCTAGAAGGTAAAATTGCCCCTGATTTACTGCGCGATCGCGTGGTGATGATTGGCGTAACAGCAGTCAGTTTAAGGGATTGGTTTTTCACTCCCCTTGATAGCGGCATTGGCAGTACCCGCATCTTTACCTCAGGAATTGAAGTTCATGCCCAACTAGTGAGTCATATTCTGAGTAGTTCTCTTGACGGACGTGTAGGAATTCACACTTGGGAAAAGCATTGGGAATGGTTATGGATTTTTGGTTGGTCGTTGACTGGTTCCCTCTTAATTTGGCAATGGCGTAATGTCAAGGTAAAGGAACGCGAATTTCAGCTTTTAATGTTGCGATCGCTCAGTGTATTAGCACTGGGTGGCAGTCTCTTTGCTGCTTGTTTTATTGCCTTAGGCTATGGTTGGTGGTTGCCCTTTGTGCCTGCAATGATTGGCTTTTTAGGTGGTGGTGCAATCGTGACCAGCTATCTAGCAATTACGGCAGCGCAAATTCGGGCTTACTTTAGTCGCTATTTAACTGATGCTGTCGTCAAAAGTTTATTAGAAACCCCCGAAGGTCTCAAATTTGGAGGCGATCGCCGCAAAGTCACAATTCTCATGTGCGATCTCCGTGGTTTCTCAACTATTTCCGAGAAAATGCCTCCCGAAAAAGTAGTAGAAATTCTCAATGTATTTTTAGGAACGATGACCGAGGCGATCGCTACCTATCAAGGCACCATTGATGAATTTATCGGTGATGCCATTTTGGTTCTCTTTGGTGCGCCCATCCATCGTGAAGATGATGCGGCAAGGGCAGTCGCTAGTGCGATCGCGATGCAACTTGCCATGCGATCGGTAAATGCCCAACTCACCCAACTAGGCTTACCAGAAATCGCGATGGGAATTGGCATTAATACGGGCGAAGTGGTTGCAGGCAATATCGGTTCCCATTCGCGGGCGAAATATGCTGTTGTTGGCAATCATGTCAATCTCACGGCAAGGATTGAATCCTATACTGTCGGTGGTCAGATTTTGATATCGGAAACAACCTATAACGAAATACAGGCGATCGTCAAAACTAATGGCTCAATGGAAGTGGAACCTAAGGGCGTGTCGCATCCCATTTCAATCTACGATATTTGTGGCATTGGCGGTATTTATAATCTCGAACTTCCTTCTATTAATGATTCTCTACAAATATTGCCTCAGCCAATTGCAATTACCTATCGTATTTTAGAAGAGAAACATCTCGGCACAGAAATCTTTGAAGGTGAGATCCGACGACTATCACCCTACGGAGCAGAGATCTTGGCGAAAGAGGATCTACCTGTATTAACTAACATCAAACTACATCTTCAAGTGTCTGCTCCTGACCAACTCAATCCTTCTCAAACCGTCACAATCGAAGGCGAAATCTATGCCAAAGTCTTAAAGCATCATCAACCCGATCAAGCAACATCAGATAAATTGGAATTAGAGAACAATCTCACGATTTCTGCAATTTCTCAACAGCGATCGCATCCTATCAAACAAATTTATCTACATTTCACTACAGTCCCTAACGATCTCAAAGCGTGGATTAACTGGCAAACAAGTATCTAAAATTAGCTGTCTAACGCCAAAACAATACGATTGCGTCCTTCCCGTTTCGCCTGATAGAGAGCTTTGTCAGCCAAAGAAATCGGCATATCCACCAAAAGATTAGAATTAGGAACAACACAGGAAATACCAATACTCAAAGTAATGCGATCGCTGACTAAGGATTTGACATGAGTAAAATTGAGATCATTAATTACTGCTATGATTTGCTCAGCGACCTTCTTTGCTCCTTCGATTTGGGTATGGGGTAATACCACCACAAACTCTTCCCCACCATAACGTGCTACCAAATCTTGAGGACGCATTAATAAGTTACTAATTCCTTGAGCAACTTGCCGTAAACATTCATCTCCAGCTAAATGTCCATAATGATCATTATAGTTCTTAAAATAGTCTATATCGATCAACATCAATGAGATGGGTTGCTGCTCCTGCTGGAGCATATTCCACTGTTGGAGCCAATATTCATCAAAGCAACGACGATTTGCTACTTGAGTTAATCCATCTATTTGTGCTAGTCGCTGAAGTCTTCGATTTGCTAGCTCTAGAGCTGAAGTCCGATCCGCAATTTTCTTTTCCAGACTATAAGTATATTCTTCCAGTTGCAGTTGTACTTTTTGCAAATTTTTAAAAGCTTGTGCGAGTTTAATTTTTTGCTGCTCTATGATCGTGATATCTCGATAAGCCCTAAGGGATGCCAGTACTGTTGTCAGTAGATTTTGACGAGTTAATTCTATCTTTAGCTTGTAATCATTAATATCGTAATTAAGTATCACTGACTCTTCAGGAGCTTCCCCCGGATGACCTGTTCGCAAAATAATACGGATTTGATGATTATTTAATTCTTCCCGAATATACTTGACTAAGTTTAATCCTGCATTGTTAGTTTCCATAACTACATCTAACAAAACCAAAGCGGCATCAGGATGAGTATCTGTAATTAATCGCTTACATTCTTCTCCTGAATAAGCAGAAAAGAAAACTACTAACTTACCTTCAAATACAAGATTTTTAAGAGCTATCCGTGTTGCCCGATGTACATCAGGGTCATCATCAGCAATTATTACTTTCCATTTATCTATATCTAATTCTTGAGGGTTTATATCTAAATTATGGGAGGATTCTAGAACTAGATCATCTTCATCATGAAAAGTGATTTTATCATCTTCATCACTAGATGTATCTATTTGGTTGTTTTTTGAATTAGAATTTTCTGGAGTCAAATTAGATAACATGGCTATATGGAAAATATATAGAAAAATATATAGAGATTTATATATGAAGTATATTTGGTTTCAAATACATATGAGAATATCCCATTGAAATAATGGACTATATTTAGCAAAAACCACAAATTCTCTAAGCTAAGAATTTATAGAATTTGGCAAAGTTATAGTAAATAGTGTACCTTTTCCGATTTCACTTTCACAATCAATACTTCCTTGTAATTTTTGAGTAACTAAATTATAGGTAATGTGTAGACCTAATCCTGTTCCACCTTTCTCGCGAGCAGTGGTAAAAAATGGTTCAAATATTCGACCAGATATTTGTGGGTCAATCCCAAAACCATCATCTTTGTATTTAATAATTACTTGATCTGCTTGTTTGTGAACCTCAATATGAATATTCCCAGACTGCTCAGGTAAGTAAGCATGAAGAGTAGAATTATCTACTAAATTAGTAATTACTTGGGCTAAAGCTCCGGGATAGCTATAGATATTAATCAAGTCATCACCTGTAATCGCTACTTTATATAAATTCTGTTTAAATTTAGGAGAAATACTGATTACGACTTCTTCTATATATTCTTTGACTTTAAAATTTCTTTTCTCGGAATTAGCTTGATCGACAGCAACTTGCTTAAAACTATGCACTAATTCACCAGCCCGATTTAAATTACTCAGGATTAAACTACTTACTTCTGAGGCAACTTCTATATAATGATTTAATAGTGACTTCTTGAGACAACCAGTTTCTACCAATGTGATTAACAACTGAGTCTCATCCCTCAAGGTAGAGGCAAGGGTGATACTTGTTCCTACGGGAGTGTTGATTTCATGGGCAACACCAGCGACTAAACTGCCCAAAGCTGCCATCTTTTCCGCCTCAACTAATTTATTCTGCATAAGTGATAAATCATTTAAGGTTTGTTCTAGATCAAGGCTTTTCTTTTCGAGAATGACTTGATATTCCTGTAAATCACAAATCACTTTTTTGAGCAAAGTCTCTTTATTGCGATTAGTAGTTTCGAGACTGGAGCGATCAATTTCTGAACGTTCTAATTTCTTTTTGAGAATCCGATTCTCTTTCTCTAACCTTTTGATTTTATCTTCATTCTCTTCCATTAATACACCTCTAAATGAATGGTTCAAAGTGCTACCCATTCTGATTTTATCAGGGTTTTTTGGGTTTCATTTTTCTGTGATTAAGCTTATTTAATATATAAAACTTTAGAATCTACATCGCAGATTCTAGATTTAAATTATGCCAAAGTAATAGAAAAAATGTGAACTTCTATAAAACATCTTTACTAGTTACCAAGTAGTAGAGTTAAAAACGTTGTGTTATGGAAAAAAGTTTGTCCATGCTCACTTAACGGCGAAATTTCTCCATAGGTATAAAATCCACAACTGGGGAGAACTGGTGTGGACAAATCTGCGATCGCTTGATATTCCTCATTGGCTCTAGTCCCCAAAATTTGTCTACGCCAAGCGCAGGAGAAAAGAAGAGCCGCCTCTGGAGATTGACCTGCATAATTTGCTTTTGCCTCAGCGAAAGAAGTTTGTGATGCGGCAATCACATCTTCAAGGCAGGTATCAGTAATTTGGACAATCGAATTTTCAGGAATATCCCCTGAAACAGTGATGCTACCTGTATTTTTATCGTAGGAAATAGCTCCGCGTAGAAAAAAGTTTTCTTCATCAGGCGGAAATACTGCTAAAGGATAGACAGAATCTGGCTCGTCAATATTTAGATAATAATAATAAAAATCTAAGGCAGGTTTATGGTCTATTTCATAGATGATATTTTTATCAACTTTGGTAACTAAGCTCCGTTTCCCAATTGGTCTCCATCCACCAGACCTACCATGAGAAAAAACAATATTTCCAGCAAATAATAGGGTTACGACAGCATCGCTAAGTACTTCATTTTTATAAAATTGATAAGTCTGTTTATATCGCCATTGGTCAGCAGTAGCTCCTCCAAAGATTGGGATATTCTTAAGGGCTAAGTCTAAACCTTGCAAAATCGAAACTGTACTCGTAGTCAAGCTCTCGATCATGGTAATACAAAACTTGATTGGTAAGGTAAGTTGTTGCTTTATTGATTCAATCGATTGACGGGCAATTTCCACGGGATTTTGAGAAACATTTTTGCCAATGGCTGCCCGAATTTCGATTTCATCGGAACAGAAAAGCATTAAGGTTATCGAGTCTTGCTGAAATTCCAAAACAGAAGAGACTTCACCATCCGTAGAGCCTCCAATCAGTTCGATATTGGGAAATGTGTCATTAATGCGTTGCAGAATCAAGCTATAGTCAAAATCGATCGCGGCAAATAAGATACCTGCTCGTGGTAGTACTCCACCAAGCGATATGAGGCATTGTTCTAAAGTTTCATTAATAGCTTCCAAACTGTCAGGATCATTACTGTGACCAACAGCTACTTTGAACATATTATTTACCTAGTATTTTGATCAAGGATTAAACGCGAGTTTAATTTATTCTATAGCTATAGCCATTAATGTGATGATAAAAACAAAACCCAAGAGAGAGTTGGCGTGCTTTGCGTCGCTAACTCTCTCTTGGGTTTTATGTCATGCCGTGAGCGACTACAGTAAATTTGAAACCGCGATATCTG from Pseudanabaena sp. Chao 1811 encodes the following:
- a CDS encoding CHAT domain-containing protein, with product MTNQGYAIAISFLICLMTPSTSLATGISNPVFPSQDVRSTADELVQTGVQQFLDQKFDQAIASWQQALRLYQQQQNSKGELNVLEIMAEASKRLGKYEQAIAYLQKSLDLAQSVGDRQAEANALGNLGNNYRVVGNYVKAIELHNQGLAIRKELGDRQGEGQVLASLGNIYYDLGNYDKADALYRQSLKIAQSVGNNTGVVLLLNSLGLIAATREEYTEAIDYYKQSLMIAQKIGLRSAVGEALNNVGSGYHVQKKYKEAIAYYEQALAVGKEIKNPRIEGAAIGGLALAYVFLEEYDKALSFQEQSWQLTKQIGDRRLEALALSNWGYILWRSQKYAAAEQKFRTTLSLLDSLRSNLNDSDKVSIFDTQLHAFNLLQQIMIAQGKPEEALEIAEHGRARAFSELLSRRLKTSAGVKSEPKIESKIEQKIEQNGNIDLRALSSVNIADIRRIAQQQKAVLVEYSLISNPNFIGQGKLKGEYIKLYIWVVQPSGAIAFREVDLTKLNVSIIDLVSDIRSLFNDAGSVEQNPKDVLVKYAQLKQLHSILVQPIQDLLPKDAQTRIIFLPQSLLFLVPFAALIDPQNNFLVDNYMVQIAPAIQVLDFTHQIRHQLQQVNLKEMLIVGNPAMPSLGNPPVQLPTLRGAAKEAEAIAALLNTTFLTGKQATKVEVVAKMKSARFIHLATHGLLEEYRSGDIPGAIALAPSQIDGHNDDGFLTASEIITMHLNAEMVVLSACKTGQGLLTGDGVIGLSRSLIAAGVPSVVVSLWSVPDDPTALLMTMFYTKFQTIPNKAEALRQAMLVTKAKYPDPLNWAAFTLIGEAE
- a CDS encoding cytochrome b6-f complex subunit PetN, with the protein product MDILSFGWFSLLGMFTLSIAFVVWGRNGL
- a CDS encoding DUF928 domain-containing protein — its product is MSSVSHLSKKILVASVFSCLVTSTAILAPLNLFSPLAQAQSRRVVYVPPSDLDAPKTSASGITRSSGCLISCLIALVPNLEINKNPVPRTISERPIIYFLSPKHRGSVRFRLYEDSAETPNKPIYQTSFDINNDAGIIAFKLPEDAPTLAIGKIYSWEFTVLTATNKTPYGSATIPDNKTVYGSVRRILPTKKLTEQLSKLSKPIDRAALFAQESLWFETLTTLADAQRTVPKSSEVTDEWIAILKSASLDRVLSYAFVSQK
- a CDS encoding CHASE2 domain-containing protein, translating into MAIRSQLKNVLWKWRGIAIAAPTISILAIGLRIIGVLEPLELAMLDQFFRWRSPEPEDSRIVIIGIDEADVRQYAWPIDDALLTQLLDKVRKQKPRAIGLDLARDKPVGAGYSQLEALFKSTPNLVGATKTADLVDSNFAIASSNINPPPALPPEQIGAINLPVDTDGRVRRGLLALRSSDGKVSPSFSLQISLLYLDGEKIVPFEKALNPPRLRTNDGGYSHADVGGHQFIVNYRRSLNGFQTVRMADVLEGKIAPDLLRDRVVMIGVTAVSLRDWFFTPLDSGIGSTRIFTSGIEVHAQLVSHILSSSLDGRVGIHTWEKHWEWLWIFGWSLTGSLLIWQWRNVKVKEREFQLLMLRSLSVLALGGSLFAACFIALGYGWWLPFVPAMIGFLGGGAIVTSYLAITAAQIRAYFSRYLTDAVVKSLLETPEGLKFGGDRRKVTILMCDLRGFSTISEKMPPEKVVEILNVFLGTMTEAIATYQGTIDEFIGDAILVLFGAPIHREDDAARAVASAIAMQLAMRSVNAQLTQLGLPEIAMGIGINTGEVVAGNIGSHSRAKYAVVGNHVNLTARIESYTVGGQILISETTYNEIQAIVKTNGSMEVEPKGVSHPISIYDICGIGGIYNLELPSINDSLQILPQPIAITYRILEEKHLGTEIFEGEIRRLSPYGAEILAKEDLPVLTNIKLHLQVSAPDQLNPSQTVTIEGEIYAKVLKHHQPDQATSDKLELENNLTISAISQQRSHPIKQIYLHFTTVPNDLKAWINWQTSI
- a CDS encoding diguanylate cyclase domain-containing protein, with the protein product MLSNLTPENSNSKNNQIDTSSDEDDKITFHDEDDLVLESSHNLDINPQELDIDKWKVIIADDDPDVHRATRIALKNLVFEGKLVVFFSAYSGEECKRLITDTHPDAALVLLDVVMETNNAGLNLVKYIREELNNHQIRIILRTGHPGEAPEESVILNYDINDYKLKIELTRQNLLTTVLASLRAYRDITIIEQQKIKLAQAFKNLQKVQLQLEEYTYSLEKKIADRTSALELANRRLQRLAQIDGLTQVANRRCFDEYWLQQWNMLQQEQQPISLMLIDIDYFKNYNDHYGHLAGDECLRQVAQGISNLLMRPQDLVARYGGEEFVVVLPHTQIEGAKKVAEQIIAVINDLNFTHVKSLVSDRITLSIGISCVVPNSNLLVDMPISLADKALYQAKREGRNRIVLALDS
- a CDS encoding ATP-binding protein, with product MEENEDKIKRLEKENRILKKKLERSEIDRSSLETTNRNKETLLKKVICDLQEYQVILEKKSLDLEQTLNDLSLMQNKLVEAEKMAALGSLVAGVAHEINTPVGTSITLASTLRDETQLLITLVETGCLKKSLLNHYIEVASEVSSLILSNLNRAGELVHSFKQVAVDQANSEKRNFKVKEYIEEVVISISPKFKQNLYKVAITGDDLINIYSYPGALAQVITNLVDNSTLHAYLPEQSGNIHIEVHKQADQVIIKYKDDGFGIDPQISGRIFEPFFTTAREKGGTGLGLHITYNLVTQKLQGSIDCESEIGKGTLFTITLPNSINS
- a CDS encoding FIST signal transduction protein, which codes for MFKVAVGHSNDPDSLEAINETLEQCLISLGGVLPRAGILFAAIDFDYSLILQRINDTFPNIELIGGSTDGEVSSVLEFQQDSITLMLFCSDEIEIRAAIGKNVSQNPVEIARQSIESIKQQLTLPIKFCITMIESLTTSTVSILQGLDLALKNIPIFGGATADQWRYKQTYQFYKNEVLSDAVVTLLFAGNIVFSHGRSGGWRPIGKRSLVTKVDKNIIYEIDHKPALDFYYYYLNIDEPDSVYPLAVFPPDEENFFLRGAISYDKNTGSITVSGDIPENSIVQITDTCLEDVIAASQTSFAEAKANYAGQSPEAALLFSCAWRRQILGTRANEEYQAIADLSTPVLPSCGFYTYGEISPLSEHGQTFFHNTTFLTLLLGN